The following proteins come from a genomic window of Vanessa tameamea isolate UH-Manoa-2023 chromosome 6, ilVanTame1 primary haplotype, whole genome shotgun sequence:
- the LOC113393317 gene encoding uncharacterized protein LOC113393317 — MLIHQFHCGSLRRKINMLAKILVCAIAVTACVGQERIYKYRPVQQEQQKEYRYPSVHKTLGLVNQEPAPIHENDQNAPIYVPASLEVQHEPAVSSQSVLHYQPVHEESQSQESYGEQNEQAIAYKQYYQGHEQVKLQQAAHAKINPQSLHYPSVSHEAHSAPAREEAHYIRVPAHRYEYAQESEHQAPAHHQIDAHSHDEPIDYYAYPKYQYEYKVEDPHTGDNKYQHEIRDGDNVKGVYSLHEADGSIRTVEYTSDKHHGFNAVVKHSAPGQHVHIESHHEN; from the exons ATGTTAATTCATCAGTTTCACTGCGGAAGTCTCAGAAGAAAGATCAACATGTTAGCTAAA ATTTTGGTTTGTGCTATCGCTGTGACGGCGTGCGTCGGGCAGGAGCGCATCTACAAGTACAGACCAGTTCAACAGGAACAGCAAAAGGAATATAGATATCCTTCTGTGCACAAGACTCTAGGACTTGTTAACCAGGAACCAGCTCCTATTCATGAGAACGACCAAAACGCACCTATCTATGTTCCTGCTTCTTTGGAAGTCCAACATGAGCCAGCAGTTTCATCTCAGAGCGTTCTACATTATCAACCGGTCCACGAGGAGTCTCAGTCCCAGGAGTCCTACGGAGAACAAAATGAGCAGGCAATCGCTTACAAGCAGTATTATCAAGGACACGAGCAAGTGAAACTTCAACAGGCTGCACATGCTAAGATTAACCCTCAATCTTTGCACTATCCGAGCGTATCTCACGAGGCTCACTCTGCGCCAGCTCGTGAAGAAGCCCACTACATTCGTGTACCGGCTCACCGTTACGAATACGCTCAAGAATCTGAGCACCAAGCGCCAGCTCATCACCAAATTGATGCCCATTCCCACGATGAGCCAATTGACTATTAT GCATACCCTAAATACCAGTACGAATACAAAGTTGAGGATCCACACACCGGAGACAACAAGTACCAGCACGAGATCCGCGATGGCGACAATGTAAAGGGCGTTTACTCTCTGCACGAAGCCGACGGTTCCATTAGGACTGTTGAATACACCTCCGACAAACACCACGg ATTTAACGCTGTCGTTAAGCACTCAGCTCCTGGACAACACGTGCATATTGAGAGCCATCatgagaattaa
- the LOC113393285 gene encoding cuticle protein 19-like translates to MVKIFIFTTVLITVGAQHHSHGHATSSQSIIRHDTSHNQGYNHVQSIHASPIAYHNSAPIAHHATTLHAAPIIHHLAPIAHQATSHHAVPIAHYATPSVALQHAPIHYNQHESQGHYEYNAHPKYEFEYSVADHHTGDIKSQHEARDGDHVTGSYSLHQSDGSIRTVHYNADGHNGFNAQVEYSGHSTHAQPATHHAPQYVIGHH, encoded by the exons atggtgaAA attttCATCTTCACCACAGTGCTTATAACAGTTGGCGCTCAACACCATTCACATGGACATGCCACGTCATCCCAATCTATAATACGCCACGATACATCCCATAATCAAGGATACAATCACGTACAGTCAATTCATGCGTCTCCAATTGCGTACCATAACTCGGCTCCTATCGCGCACCATGCCACCACCTTGCATGCTGCTCCAATTATCCACCATTTGGCTCCCATCGCTCATCAAGCAACatcccaccacgctgttccTATAGCTCACTACGCAACACCTTCTGTAGCTCTCCAGCATGCACCCATTCATTACAATCAACATGAGTCTCAAGGACATTATGAATATAAC gCTCACCCAAAATACGAGTTTGAGTACAGCGTCGCTGACCACCATACGGGCGACATTAAGTCGCAGCACGAAGCCCGTGATGGTGATCACGTGACTGGTTCCTACAGCCTGCATCAATCTGACGGTTCCATCCGCACCGTCCATTACAATGCTGATGGCCACAATgg gTTTAATGCTCAAGTTGAATACTCTGGTCATTCTACTCACGCTCAGCCAGCGACTCACCACGCACCTCAATACGTCATTGGCCatcattaa
- the LOC135193326 gene encoding cuticle protein 19-like — protein sequence MLFKVLFFTASLMAASAQHHGQSHGHATSSQSIIRHDISHDQHGYNHVQPIAVHAAPVAYHQPAVSVHHAAPIVHSAPVVHHAAPIAYHQAPVYHSQHNDAHEHQDYYSHPKYEFQYNVEDHHTGDIKSQHEARDGDHVTGSYSLHQPDGSVRTVHYNADKHNGFNAQVENSAPSTHAQPAHAQHHAPQYVLSHH from the exons atgctaTTCAAA GTACTTTTCTTCACAGCTTCGCTGATGGCAGCAAGCGCCCAGCATCATGGACAAAGTCATGGTCACGCAACTTCTTCTCAATCAATCATCCGCCACGATATCTCCCACGACCAACATGGCTACAACCACGTCCAACCCATCGCCGTCCACGCTGCTCCGGTCGCTTACCATCAACCCGCTGTTTCcgtccaccacgctgcccccaTTGTTCACTCTGCTCCTGTagttcaccacgctgctcctatcGCATACCACCAAGCTCCCGTCTACCACAGCCAACACAATGACGCTCACGAACACCAGGATTACTAC TCGCACCCTAAATACGAATTCCAATACAACGTAGAAGACCACCACACTGGTGACATCAAATCTCAGCACGAAGCTCGTGATGGTGACCACGTGACCGGCTCCTACAGTCTGCACCAGCCCGATGGTTCCGTACGCACCGTCCACTACAACGCTGATAAACATAACGG attcAATGCTCAAGTAGAAAACTCCGCCCCATCAACACACGCCCAACCAGCTCACGCTCAGCATCACGCGCCGCAATACGTTCTGTCTcaccattaa
- the LOC113398455 gene encoding cuticle protein 8-like, with protein sequence MNFKVVIFAASLMAVSAQHHGQNHGHATSSQSIIRHDVSHDQGYNHVQPIAVHSAPVYHHQPAAYIQHAAPIVHAAPIVHHAAPIAHHQTPVYHNQHNDGHEHQDYYSHPKYEFQYNVEDHHTGDIKSQHEARDGDHVTGSYSLHQPDGSVRTVHYNADKHNGFNAQVDYSAPSTHAQPIHHAPEHILSHH encoded by the exons atgaattttaaa gttgTCATTTTTGCCGCTTCGCTGATGGCAGTAAGCGCGCAACATCACGGTCAAAACCATGGCCATGCGACATCTTCTCAATCCATCATCCGACACGACGTCTCTCACGACCAGGGCTACAACCACGTACAACCAATTGCCGTCCACAGTGCTCCTGTATATCACCACCAACCAGCTGCTTACATCCAACACGCCGCTCCTATcgtccacgctgctccaatagtACACCATGCTGCTCCCATTGCGCACCATCAAACTCCAGTCTACCACAACCAACATAATGATGGTCATGAACACCAGGACTACTAC TCTCATCCTAAATACGAGTTCCAATACAACGTAGAAGACCATCACACCGGTGACATCAAGTCTCAGCACGAAGCCCGTGATGGTGACCACGTGACCGGCTCCTACAGTCTGCACCAGCCCGATGGTTCCGTACGCACCGTCCACTACAACGCCGATAAGCATAACGG ATTTAACGCACAAGTTGACTACTCTGCCCCATCAACACACGCCCAGCCGATTCACCACGCTCCTGAACATATCCTATCTCATCATTAA